From Pseudomonas asiatica, the proteins below share one genomic window:
- a CDS encoding DUF2796 domain-containing protein, protein MRRLLLALPFALLPLAVAHAHDDDHNHDHAHGTLGAHEHGVAKLNAVLDGNTLELELDSPAMNLVGFEHAANSDADKAKVAAVRQQLEQPLKLFGLPAAAGCKEDQQELESPLFGDAPKADDDGDDHEHSHQHSDIGAHYQLTCANPDKLAQVDLAPLFKAFPATQKITVQLIGPNGQKGAEATPAKAAVVF, encoded by the coding sequence ATGCGTCGCCTGTTGCTTGCCCTGCCCTTCGCCTTGCTGCCACTGGCCGTGGCCCATGCCCACGATGATGACCACAATCACGACCACGCCCACGGCACCCTCGGCGCCCACGAGCATGGCGTGGCCAAGCTCAATGCCGTGCTCGATGGCAACACTCTGGAGCTGGAGTTGGACAGCCCGGCAATGAATCTGGTCGGCTTCGAACACGCTGCCAACAGCGACGCCGACAAGGCCAAGGTCGCGGCGGTGCGCCAGCAGCTGGAGCAGCCACTGAAGCTGTTCGGCCTGCCCGCCGCTGCCGGTTGCAAGGAAGACCAGCAGGAACTGGAAAGCCCGCTGTTCGGTGATGCCCCGAAAGCCGACGACGATGGTGACGACCACGAGCACAGCCACCAGCACAGCGACATCGGCGCCCATTACCAGCTGACCTGCGCCAACCCCGACAAACTGGCGCAGGTGGACCTCGCTCCGCTGTTCAAGGCGTTCCCGGCTACCCAGAAAATCACCGTTCAACTGATCGGCCCCAATGGCCAGAAAGGCGCGGAAGCCACGCCAGCCAAGGCTGCGGTCGTGTTCTGA
- the trxA gene encoding thioredoxin yields MTQDTPYIFDATDATFQQLVIENSFHKPVLVDFWAEWCAPCKALMPLLAKITEGYQGELLLAKINCDVEQQVVAQFGIRSLPTVVLFKDGQPVDGFAGAQPESAIRAMLEPHVQLPAAPTASPLEQAKGLFAESRFAEAEALLQALLGEDNSNAEALILYARCLAERGELGEAQVVLDAVKTDEHKAALAGAKAQLTFLRQAASLPEVADLKSRLAQNPQDDEAAYQLSVQQLARQQYEAALEGLLKLFQRNRGYENGLPQKALLQVFELLGGDHPLVGVYRRKLSAAMF; encoded by the coding sequence ATGACCCAAGACACGCCTTACATTTTCGACGCTACCGATGCCACCTTCCAGCAACTGGTTATCGAGAACTCCTTCCACAAACCGGTGCTGGTGGATTTCTGGGCCGAGTGGTGTGCGCCGTGCAAGGCACTGATGCCGCTGCTGGCGAAGATCACCGAGGGTTACCAGGGCGAGTTGCTGCTGGCCAAGATCAACTGTGACGTGGAGCAACAGGTAGTTGCCCAGTTCGGCATCCGCAGCCTGCCGACCGTGGTGCTGTTCAAGGACGGCCAGCCGGTGGACGGTTTTGCCGGTGCGCAGCCGGAATCGGCGATCCGCGCCATGCTCGAGCCGCACGTGCAACTGCCTGCCGCGCCCACCGCCTCGCCGCTGGAGCAGGCCAAGGGACTGTTTGCCGAAAGCCGTTTTGCCGAGGCCGAAGCGCTGTTGCAGGCGCTGCTGGGTGAGGACAACAGCAATGCCGAGGCACTGATCCTGTATGCCCGTTGCCTGGCCGAGCGCGGGGAGCTGGGTGAGGCCCAGGTGGTGCTGGATGCGGTCAAGACTGACGAGCACAAAGCTGCACTGGCCGGTGCCAAGGCACAACTGACCTTCCTGCGCCAGGCCGCCAGTCTGCCGGAAGTGGCTGACCTGAAAAGCCGCTTGGCGCAGAACCCGCAGGATGATGAAGCGGCTTATCAGCTGAGCGTGCAGCAGTTGGCGCGCCAGCAGTATGAAGCGGCGCTGGAAGGGTTGTTGAAGCTGTTCCAGCGTAACCGTGGTTATGAGAACGGGCTGCCGCAGAAGGCGTTGCTGCAGGTGTTCGAGCTGCTGGGCGGTGATCACCCGCTGGTCGGCGTGTATCGTCGCAAGTTGTCGGCGGCGATGTTCTGA
- a CDS encoding class I SAM-dependent methyltransferase, with protein sequence MAPVSLQQPLQQALSGLIGEARLVVSELPGCDLKLWLIDDQNMDRAFSSEETRRILEDPPYWSFCWASGLAMARYLAEHPEWVAGKRVLDFGAGSGIAGIAAARAGALEVVACDLDPLALDACRANAALNGVELGYSSDFFAEDDRFDLILVADVLYDRANLPLLDAFLGRGRQALVADSRVRDFSHPLYQQLGVLEALTLPDLAEPHEFRRVSLYHASRDTL encoded by the coding sequence GTGGCGCCAGTCTCCCTACAACAGCCCCTGCAACAAGCCCTCAGCGGCCTGATCGGCGAAGCGCGTCTTGTCGTCAGCGAGCTACCCGGCTGCGACCTCAAGCTGTGGCTGATCGACGACCAGAACATGGACCGCGCCTTCAGTAGCGAGGAGACTCGGCGCATTCTTGAAGATCCGCCCTACTGGAGCTTCTGTTGGGCCAGCGGCCTGGCCATGGCCCGTTATCTGGCCGAGCACCCGGAATGGGTAGCCGGCAAGCGCGTGCTGGATTTTGGCGCCGGCTCCGGTATCGCCGGTATTGCCGCCGCCCGCGCCGGTGCGCTGGAAGTGGTGGCCTGCGACCTCGACCCGTTGGCACTCGATGCCTGCCGCGCGAATGCCGCGCTGAACGGGGTGGAACTGGGTTACAGCAGCGATTTCTTCGCCGAAGACGATCGCTTCGACCTGATCCTGGTTGCTGACGTGCTGTACGACCGCGCCAACCTGCCGCTGCTGGATGCCTTCCTCGGCCGCGGGCGCCAGGCGCTGGTGGCCGACTCGCGGGTACGCGACTTCAGCCACCCGCTGTACCAGCAGCTGGGTGTGCTGGAAGCGCTGACCCTGCCGGACCTGGCCGAGCCGCACGAATTCCGCCGGGTCAGCCTGTACCACGCCAGCCGCGACACCTTATAG
- a CDS encoding YbaY family lipoprotein: MHYRALVVLCCAALLAACGSDRPKPDTPPAPTPARTAKPATVLGPLPAYQRELSGTLLEIPAGADVELALLVIDERDRPQRLLASSNLTGTGQALPYQLRFNPEAFPAGARVELRGRASSSGQLIMHLPPVRITQAQTQATGPLRFEKAP, from the coding sequence ATGCACTACCGAGCGCTCGTCGTGCTGTGCTGCGCCGCCCTGCTCGCTGCCTGCGGCAGCGACAGGCCGAAGCCCGACACCCCTCCGGCACCCACGCCAGCCCGCACGGCCAAGCCGGCCACAGTACTGGGCCCGCTGCCGGCCTACCAGCGCGAGCTGAGCGGCACCTTGCTGGAAATCCCCGCCGGTGCCGACGTGGAGCTGGCCTTGCTGGTCATCGACGAACGCGACCGCCCACAACGCTTGCTGGCCAGCAGCAACCTGACCGGCACCGGCCAGGCCCTGCCCTACCAACTGCGCTTCAACCCCGAGGCCTTCCCCGCTGGTGCCCGGGTCGAGCTGCGCGGCCGCGCCAGCAGCTCTGGCCAGCTGATCATGCACCTGCCGCCGGTGCGCATTACCCAGGCCCAGACCCAGGCCACCGGTCCGCTGCGTTTCGAGAAGGCGCCGTAA
- the nrdR gene encoding transcriptional regulator NrdR, with amino-acid sequence MHCPFCGANDTKVIDSRLVAEGEQVRRRRECVACGERFTTFETAELVLPRLIKQDGTRQPFDEEKLRAGMQRALEKRPVSVERLEAALAHIKSRLRATGEREVKSLVVGEMVMAELRKLDEVAYIRFASVYRRFQDLDEFREEIDRLAREPAKE; translated from the coding sequence ATGCACTGTCCCTTTTGCGGTGCCAACGACACCAAGGTAATCGACTCTCGTCTCGTCGCTGAGGGCGAGCAGGTGCGCCGCCGCCGTGAATGCGTCGCCTGCGGCGAGCGCTTCACCACCTTCGAAACCGCCGAGCTGGTGCTGCCCCGGCTGATCAAGCAGGACGGCACGCGCCAACCCTTCGACGAAGAAAAGCTGCGCGCCGGCATGCAGCGGGCACTGGAAAAACGCCCGGTCAGCGTCGAGCGCCTGGAAGCTGCGCTGGCGCATATCAAGAGCCGCCTGCGTGCCACCGGCGAGCGTGAAGTCAAATCGCTGGTAGTGGGTGAGATGGTCATGGCCGAGCTGCGCAAGCTCGACGAAGTGGCCTATATCCGTTTTGCCTCGGTTTACCGCCGCTTCCAGGACCTCGACGAGTTCCGCGAAGAAATCGACCGCCTGGCTCGCGAGCCGGCTAAAGAGTGA
- the ribD gene encoding bifunctional diaminohydroxyphosphoribosylaminopyrimidine deaminase/5-amino-6-(5-phosphoribosylamino)uracil reductase RibD yields MPSQAAILDAHYMARALELARKGLYTTHPNPRVGCVIVRDGEVVGEGWHVRAGEPHAEVHALRQAGERARGACAYVTLEPCSHHGRTPPCAEALVKAGVARVVAAMQDPNPQVAGQGLRRLAEAGIEVASGVLEAEARALNPGFLKRMEHGLPFVRAKLAMSLDGRTAMASGESQWITGPAARSAVQRLRARSSVVLTSATSVLADNARMTVRGAELGLDAETTALALSRTPLRVLIDGHLRLPLDAPFFQAGPALVVTAVADDPRYAAAGHELLSLPGDNGQVDLSALLQALAARGINEVLLEAGAGLVGAFSRLGLIDEYQLFVAGTFLGSQARPLLDWPLDKMSEAPRLKITEMRAVGDDWRVTAIPLPAPRV; encoded by the coding sequence ATGCCCAGCCAAGCTGCCATCCTCGACGCCCACTACATGGCCCGCGCGCTGGAGCTGGCGCGCAAGGGCCTGTACACCACCCACCCGAACCCGCGCGTAGGCTGCGTGATCGTGCGCGATGGCGAGGTGGTCGGCGAAGGCTGGCATGTGCGCGCCGGCGAGCCGCATGCCGAAGTGCATGCGCTGCGCCAGGCCGGTGAGCGTGCCCGTGGCGCCTGTGCCTATGTCACCCTTGAGCCGTGCAGCCATCATGGCCGCACGCCACCGTGCGCTGAAGCGCTGGTCAAGGCAGGCGTGGCACGGGTGGTAGCCGCCATGCAGGACCCCAACCCGCAAGTGGCGGGGCAGGGCCTGCGGCGCCTGGCCGAGGCCGGTATCGAAGTGGCCAGCGGCGTGCTCGAGGCCGAGGCCCGCGCACTCAACCCCGGTTTCCTCAAGCGTATGGAGCACGGTCTGCCGTTCGTTCGCGCCAAGCTGGCCATGAGCCTGGATGGCCGCACCGCCATGGCCAGTGGCGAAAGCCAGTGGATCACTGGCCCGGCCGCCCGCTCGGCGGTGCAGCGCCTGCGTGCCCGCTCCAGCGTGGTACTGACCAGCGCCACCAGCGTGTTGGCCGACAACGCGCGGATGACCGTGCGCGGCGCCGAGCTGGGCCTGGATGCCGAAACCACTGCCCTGGCTCTCAGCCGCACACCGCTGCGAGTGCTGATCGATGGCCACCTGCGCCTGCCGCTGGATGCGCCGTTTTTCCAGGCTGGCCCGGCGCTGGTGGTGACCGCTGTCGCAGATGACCCGCGCTATGCCGCTGCCGGCCACGAACTGCTCAGCTTGCCGGGTGACAATGGCCAGGTAGACCTGTCGGCGTTGCTGCAGGCACTGGCGGCCCGCGGCATCAACGAAGTCCTGCTGGAAGCCGGTGCCGGCCTGGTCGGCGCCTTCTCCCGGCTAGGCCTGATCGACGAGTACCAGCTGTTCGTCGCCGGCACTTTCCTCGGTTCCCAGGCCCGTCCGCTGTTGGACTGGCCACTGGACAAGATGAGCGAAGCGCCGCGGCTGAAAATTACCGAAATGCGCGCAGTGGGCGATGACTGGCGGGTCACGGCCATCCCCCTGCCGGCACCCCGCGTATAA
- a CDS encoding riboflavin synthase, translated as MFTGIIESIGTIRSLTPKGGDVRVYVETGKLDLGDVKLGDSIAVNGVCLTAVELPGDGFWADVSVETLKRTAFIDLKSGSKVNLEKALTPTTRLGGHLVSGHVDGVGEIISRSDNARAIQFRVRAPKELAKYIAHKGSITVDGTSLTVNEVNGAEFELTIVPHTLSETIMADYRAGRRVNLEVDLLARYLERLLLGDKAAEPSKGSGITESFLAANGFLKS; from the coding sequence ATGTTCACCGGCATCATCGAATCCATCGGCACCATCCGCAGCCTGACCCCCAAGGGTGGCGACGTGCGCGTCTACGTCGAAACCGGCAAGCTCGACCTGGGTGACGTCAAGCTCGGCGACAGCATCGCCGTCAACGGCGTGTGCCTGACCGCCGTCGAGCTGCCGGGCGACGGCTTCTGGGCCGACGTCAGCGTCGAAACCCTCAAGCGCACCGCCTTCATCGACCTCAAGAGCGGCAGCAAGGTCAACCTGGAAAAAGCCCTGACTCCCACTACCCGGCTGGGCGGGCACCTGGTCAGCGGCCACGTCGACGGGGTCGGCGAAATCATCTCGCGCAGCGATAACGCCCGCGCCATCCAGTTCCGCGTGCGTGCACCGAAGGAACTGGCCAAGTACATCGCCCACAAGGGTTCGATCACCGTCGACGGCACCAGCCTGACGGTCAACGAGGTCAATGGCGCCGAGTTCGAGCTGACCATTGTCCCGCACACCCTGTCCGAAACCATCATGGCCGACTACCGTGCAGGGCGTCGGGTAAACCTTGAGGTCGACCTGCTGGCCCGTTACCTGGAGCGTCTGCTGCTGGGTGACAAGGCTGCCGAACCGAGCAAGGGCAGTGGCATTACCGAAAGCTTCCTGGCCGCCAACGGCTTCTTGAAATCCTGA
- the ribBA gene encoding bifunctional 3,4-dihydroxy-2-butanone-4-phosphate synthase/GTP cyclohydrolase II, with product MALNSIEELVEDIRQGKMVILMDDEDRENEGDIIMAAECCLPEHINFMAKHARGLICMPMTRERCETLKLPLMAPRNGSGFGTKFTVSIEAAEGVTTGISAADRARTVQAAAAKDAKAEDIVSPGHIFPLMAQPGGTLARAGHTEAACDLARMAGFEPSGVICEVMNDDGTMSRRAELEVFAAEHGLKIGTIADLIHYRMIHERTVQRVSEQPVESELGEFNLVTYRDAVEGDVHMALTLGKICAEEPTLVRVHNMDPLRDLLLVKQPGRWSLRAAMAAVAEAGSGVVLLLGHPLDGDVLLAHIRESAGDAPVKAPTTYSTVGAGSQILRDLGVRKMRLMSSPMKFNAISGFDLEVVEYVPSE from the coding sequence GTGGCGCTCAACAGCATCGAAGAACTGGTCGAAGACATCCGCCAGGGCAAAATGGTCATCCTCATGGATGACGAAGACCGCGAGAACGAAGGCGACATCATCATGGCGGCCGAGTGCTGCCTGCCTGAGCACATCAACTTCATGGCCAAGCACGCCCGCGGCCTGATCTGCATGCCGATGACCCGCGAGCGCTGCGAGACCCTGAAGCTGCCGCTGATGGCGCCGCGCAACGGCTCGGGCTTCGGCACCAAGTTCACCGTGTCGATCGAAGCCGCCGAAGGTGTCACCACCGGCATCTCCGCCGCTGACCGCGCACGTACCGTGCAGGCGGCCGCTGCCAAGGACGCCAAGGCCGAAGATATCGTCAGCCCTGGCCACATCTTCCCGCTGATGGCCCAGCCTGGCGGTACCTTGGCCCGTGCCGGCCACACCGAGGCCGCATGCGACCTGGCACGCATGGCCGGTTTCGAGCCAAGTGGCGTGATCTGCGAAGTGATGAACGACGACGGCACCATGTCGCGCCGCGCCGAACTGGAAGTGTTTGCCGCCGAGCACGGCCTGAAGATCGGCACCATCGCCGACCTGATCCACTACCGCATGATCCACGAGCGCACCGTGCAGCGCGTCTCCGAGCAACCGGTCGAGAGCGAGCTGGGTGAGTTCAACCTGGTCACCTACCGCGACGCGGTGGAAGGTGACGTGCACATGGCCTTGACCCTGGGCAAGATCTGCGCCGAAGAGCCGACCCTGGTCCGCGTACACAACATGGACCCGCTGCGCGACCTGCTGCTGGTCAAGCAACCGGGCCGCTGGAGCCTGCGCGCCGCCATGGCTGCCGTGGCCGAGGCCGGCAGCGGCGTGGTATTGCTGCTGGGGCACCCGCTGGACGGCGACGTGCTGCTGGCGCACATCCGCGAAAGCGCTGGCGATGCACCAGTCAAGGCACCGACCACCTACAGCACCGTGGGTGCAGGTTCGCAGATCCTGCGCGACCTCGGTGTGCGCAAGATGCGCCTGATGAGTTCGCCGATGAAGTTCAACGCGATATCCGGATTCGATCTGGAAGTTGTAGAATACGTGCCCTCCGAGTGA
- the ribH gene encoding 6,7-dimethyl-8-ribityllumazine synthase yields the protein MTLKTIEGTFIAPKGRYALVVGRFNSFVVESLVSGAVDALVRHGVSESDITIIRAPGAFEIPLVAQKVAQQGAYDAIIALGAVIRGGTPHFEYVAGECTKGLAQVSMEFGVPVAFGVLTVDSIEQAIERSGTKAGNKGAEAALSALEMVSLLAQLEAK from the coding sequence ATGACCCTGAAGACCATCGAAGGTACCTTCATCGCCCCCAAAGGTCGCTATGCTTTGGTGGTTGGCCGCTTCAACAGCTTCGTCGTCGAAAGCCTGGTAAGCGGTGCCGTTGATGCCCTGGTACGCCACGGTGTCAGCGAAAGCGACATCACCATCATCCGTGCCCCGGGTGCATTCGAAATCCCGCTGGTGGCACAGAAGGTCGCCCAGCAAGGCGCCTACGACGCGATCATCGCCCTGGGCGCAGTGATCCGTGGTGGTACCCCGCACTTCGAATACGTGGCGGGCGAATGCACCAAGGGCCTGGCCCAGGTGTCCATGGAGTTCGGTGTTCCGGTGGCCTTCGGCGTACTGACCGTCGACTCCATCGAGCAGGCCATCGAGCGTTCCGGCACCAAGGCCGGCAACAAAGGTGCTGAAGCTGCCCTGTCCGCTCTGGAAATGGTCAGCCTGCTGGCGCAGTTGGAGGCCAAGTGA
- the nusB gene encoding transcription antitermination factor NusB has translation MISDESDRFNPRDPKPADAGKPSKSAKRREARKLATQALYQWHMAQHSLNEIEAQFRVDNDFSDVDGAYFREILHGVPAIKSEIDSALKPCLDLALEELDPVELAVLRLSTWEFIKRVDVPYRVVINEGVELAKVFGATDGHKFVNGVLDKLAPNLREAEVKANKR, from the coding sequence GTGATTAGCGACGAAAGCGATCGTTTCAACCCGCGCGATCCAAAACCTGCGGATGCCGGCAAGCCATCGAAGAGTGCCAAGCGCCGCGAAGCCCGCAAGCTCGCGACCCAGGCACTGTACCAGTGGCACATGGCGCAGCATTCGCTGAACGAGATCGAAGCGCAGTTCCGGGTCGATAACGATTTCTCCGATGTCGACGGCGCTTATTTCCGCGAGATCCTGCATGGGGTCCCGGCGATCAAGAGCGAAATCGACAGCGCCCTGAAGCCATGCCTGGACTTGGCACTGGAAGAGCTCGACCCGGTCGAGCTGGCCGTGCTGCGTCTGTCTACCTGGGAGTTCATCAAACGCGTCGACGTACCGTACCGCGTGGTGATCAACGAAGGTGTCGAGCTGGCCAAGGTCTTCGGTGCCACCGATGGCCACAAGTTCGTCAACGGTGTGCTGGACAAGCTGGCCCCGAACCTGCGCGAAGCAGAAGTAAAGGCGAACAAGCGCTGA
- the thiL gene encoding thiamine-phosphate kinase — translation MGEFELISHYFAAAPCAQGGEGVALGIGDDCALLGLPAGEQLAVSTDTLVAGVHFPALCDPWLLGQRSLAVAASDLAAMGATPIGFTLALTLPEVSADWLQAYASGLNRMAGHCQLSLIGGDTTRGPLSITMTVFGRVPVGQALRRDGARPGDLLCVGGELGNAAGALPLVLGQRQADAALAQPLLDHYWSPSPQFALGQLLRGRATSALDISDGLLADCGHIAKGSRVALEVNLEQVPVSSALQGLLGAEAAVHAALTGGDDYVLAFTLPPAELSSLQAQGLAAFHVIGRVLEGQGVSLRDRQGQDITPRQRGYQHFRETP, via the coding sequence ATGGGTGAGTTCGAGCTGATCAGCCATTACTTCGCCGCCGCGCCCTGTGCGCAAGGCGGTGAAGGCGTGGCCCTTGGCATTGGTGACGACTGCGCCTTGCTGGGCCTTCCTGCCGGCGAGCAACTGGCGGTGTCCACCGACACCCTGGTTGCCGGGGTGCATTTTCCGGCTCTGTGCGACCCTTGGTTGCTCGGCCAGCGCTCGCTGGCCGTGGCGGCCAGCGACCTGGCTGCCATGGGCGCCACCCCCATCGGCTTCACCCTTGCCCTGACCTTGCCCGAGGTCAGCGCCGACTGGCTGCAAGCCTACGCCAGCGGCCTCAACCGCATGGCCGGCCACTGCCAGCTAAGCCTTATCGGTGGCGACACCACTCGCGGCCCCCTGAGTATCACCATGACCGTGTTCGGCCGGGTTCCGGTGGGGCAGGCGTTGCGCCGTGATGGCGCTCGCCCGGGCGACCTGCTTTGCGTCGGGGGCGAGTTGGGTAACGCGGCAGGGGCTTTGCCGCTGGTGCTGGGCCAGCGCCAGGCCGATGCCGCGCTGGCGCAACCGTTGCTCGACCATTACTGGTCGCCGTCGCCGCAGTTCGCCCTGGGCCAGTTGCTGCGCGGGCGTGCAACTTCGGCACTGGATATTTCCGACGGCCTGCTGGCCGACTGCGGGCATATCGCCAAGGGCTCCCGCGTGGCGCTCGAAGTGAACCTGGAGCAGGTGCCGGTGTCATCCGCCCTGCAGGGCTTGCTCGGCGCCGAGGCGGCCGTACATGCGGCGCTGACCGGTGGTGATGACTACGTGCTGGCGTTCACCTTGCCGCCAGCCGAGCTTTCATCCCTGCAGGCACAAGGCCTGGCGGCATTCCACGTCATCGGGCGGGTGCTCGAAGGGCAGGGTGTGAGCCTGCGCGACCGGCAGGGCCAGGACATCACCCCGCGGCAACGCGGCTATCAACATTTTAGGGAGACACCGTGA
- a CDS encoding phosphatidylglycerophosphatase A family protein, translated as MTDHPNQVPAEFVPPSVWRNPWHFIAFGFGSGTLPKAPGTWGSLVAIPFIPMWQMLPDWGYWLLLGVSMLFGFWLCGKVANDLRVHDHEGIVWDEIVGMWITLWLVPEGWQWLLAGFLMFRFFDILKPWPIRWVDRHVHGGVGIMLDDILAGVFAWLGMQVLVWAVA; from the coding sequence GTGACCGATCACCCCAACCAGGTGCCTGCGGAGTTTGTTCCGCCTTCGGTCTGGCGCAACCCGTGGCACTTCATCGCCTTCGGTTTCGGTTCTGGCACCTTGCCAAAGGCGCCGGGCACCTGGGGCTCGCTGGTGGCCATACCGTTCATCCCGATGTGGCAGATGCTGCCCGACTGGGGCTACTGGCTGTTGCTGGGCGTGAGCATGCTGTTCGGCTTCTGGCTATGCGGTAAGGTCGCCAATGACTTGCGCGTGCACGACCATGAAGGCATTGTCTGGGACGAGATCGTCGGCATGTGGATAACCCTCTGGCTGGTGCCGGAAGGCTGGCAGTGGCTGCTGGCGGGGTTCCTGATGTTCCGCTTCTTCGACATTCTCAAGCCGTGGCCGATCCGCTGGGTCGACCGCCATGTGCATGGGGGCGTTGGCATCATGCTCGACGATATCCTGGCTGGCGTGTTTGCCTGGCTGGGGATGCAGGTTCTGGTTTGGGCGGTTGCCTGA
- a CDS encoding substrate-binding periplasmic protein, with protein MAMRTVLLAMLLSLAPWAAAAEGVPKQIHLVSEEWLDYTNADGTGVAWDVLRKVFEPAGVKVVTQSAPYSRAVGLVKRGEADAWVGSYKEENDDNLYPRWHFDMDHIYALGLVSKPVPTRQTIGRYRLAWVRGYDFGSYLPDVHDFREVQRREGILPMLEHDRVDFYIDALTEIDYVLGQTSQPERFRRTHVAELPLYLAFARSDQAKALRDLFDKRMTELVRSGELKPIFEHWQQPYPFSPDSKPH; from the coding sequence ATGGCCATGAGGACCGTGCTGCTGGCAATGCTGCTGAGCCTTGCCCCGTGGGCGGCGGCTGCCGAGGGTGTGCCGAAGCAGATCCACCTGGTCAGCGAAGAGTGGCTCGACTACACCAACGCCGACGGTACCGGGGTAGCCTGGGACGTGCTGCGCAAGGTGTTCGAGCCGGCCGGGGTCAAGGTAGTGACCCAGAGCGCGCCCTACAGCCGTGCGGTCGGGCTGGTGAAGCGTGGCGAGGCTGACGCCTGGGTAGGCTCGTACAAGGAAGAGAACGACGACAACCTGTATCCGCGCTGGCACTTCGACATGGACCACATCTACGCGCTAGGGTTGGTCAGCAAGCCAGTGCCTACTCGGCAGACCATAGGTCGCTACCGCTTGGCCTGGGTGCGTGGCTACGACTTCGGTAGCTATCTGCCCGATGTGCATGACTTCCGCGAAGTCCAGCGCCGCGAAGGTATCCTGCCGATGCTCGAGCATGACCGTGTGGACTTCTACATCGATGCGCTGACCGAGATCGACTATGTGCTCGGCCAGACCTCCCAGCCCGAGCGCTTCCGCCGCACCCATGTGGCCGAACTGCCGCTGTACCTGGCCTTTGCCCGCAGCGACCAGGCCAAGGCCCTGCGCGACCTGTTCGACAAGCGCATGACCGAGCTGGTGCGCAGTGGTGAGCTGAAGCCGATCTTCGAGCACTGGCAGCAGCCGTATCCGTTCAGCCCGGATAGCAAACCACATTGA
- the ribA gene encoding GTP cyclohydrolase II — protein sequence MPVVFVAASKLPTPFATFTMHGFLDEATGREHVVLSLGDIADGQPVLGRLHSECLTGDALFSQRCDCGSQLEAALQAIAREGRGVLLYLRQEGRGIGLLNKIRAYELQDGGADTVEANERLGFAADQRDYAMCLPMLEHLGVKSLRLMTNNPRKVKALTDMSIVVAERVPLHTGHNPHNRYYLATKAGKLGHMLGNEHQGEVPQA from the coding sequence GTGCCCGTCGTCTTTGTTGCCGCCTCTAAACTCCCGACTCCCTTCGCGACCTTCACCATGCATGGCTTCCTCGACGAAGCCACTGGCCGTGAGCACGTGGTGCTCAGCCTGGGTGACATCGCGGACGGCCAGCCGGTGCTGGGGCGCCTGCACTCCGAGTGCCTGACCGGCGATGCCCTGTTCAGCCAGCGCTGCGACTGCGGCTCGCAGCTGGAAGCCGCGCTGCAGGCCATCGCCCGTGAAGGCCGTGGCGTGCTGCTGTACCTGCGCCAGGAAGGCCGTGGCATCGGCCTGCTGAACAAGATTCGCGCCTACGAGCTGCAGGACGGTGGCGCCGATACCGTCGAGGCCAACGAGCGCCTGGGCTTCGCCGCCGACCAGCGCGACTACGCCATGTGCCTGCCGATGCTGGAGCACCTGGGCGTGAAGTCGTTGCGCCTGATGACCAACAACCCGCGCAAGGTCAAAGCCCTGACCGACATGAGCATCGTCGTCGCCGAGCGCGTACCGCTGCACACCGGGCACAACCCGCACAACCGCTACTACCTGGCAACCAAGGCCGGCAAGCTGGGCCACATGCTGGGTAACGAGCACCAGGGCGAGGTGCCTCAGGCGTGA